From the genome of Bradyrhizobium elkanii USDA 76, one region includes:
- a CDS encoding TlyA family RNA methyltransferase yields MTRAGDNDNNASAGKRIDVLLVERGLFESRARARAAIDAGLVTADGKQIVKASEIVAPGAALSAEPAHPYVSRGGVKLAGALEHYPIDVEGHVCLDVGASTGGFTEVLLANGASLVFAIDVGHGQLHPSLQGHPKIVSMEATDIRSFEGKRLPARPDIVVIDVSFISLKLVLPVALSLAAAPMHLLALIKPQFEAARKHSKRGVIRNAMVHQEICDDIAAFAASQGCTDIQVFPSSIPGGDGNIEFFLGARRG; encoded by the coding sequence GTGACCAGAGCGGGCGACAACGACAACAACGCATCCGCCGGCAAGCGCATCGACGTGCTGCTGGTGGAACGCGGCCTGTTCGAAAGCCGGGCGCGGGCGCGCGCCGCCATCGACGCCGGCCTCGTCACCGCCGACGGCAAGCAGATCGTGAAGGCGTCCGAGATCGTCGCACCGGGCGCGGCCCTCTCGGCCGAGCCGGCGCATCCCTATGTCTCGCGCGGCGGCGTCAAGCTCGCCGGCGCGCTCGAGCACTATCCGATCGACGTCGAGGGCCATGTCTGCCTCGATGTCGGCGCCTCGACCGGCGGCTTTACCGAAGTGCTGCTCGCCAACGGCGCAAGCCTCGTGTTCGCCATCGATGTCGGCCACGGCCAGCTGCATCCCTCGCTGCAAGGACATCCGAAGATCGTCTCCATGGAGGCAACCGACATCAGGAGCTTCGAGGGCAAGCGCCTGCCGGCGCGGCCCGACATCGTGGTGATCGACGTCAGCTTCATCTCGCTGAAGCTCGTGCTGCCGGTGGCGCTGTCGCTGGCGGCCGCCCCGATGCATCTTTTGGCGCTGATCAAGCCGCAATTCGAGGCGGCGCGCAAACACTCCAAGCGCGGCGTCATCCGCAACGCGATGGTGCACCAGGAAATCTGCGACGATATCGCCGCCTTTGCCGCCTCGCAGGGCTGCACCGACATTCAGGTGTTCCCGTCCTCGATCCCGGGCGGCGACGGCAATATCGAATTCTTCCTCGGCGCGCGCCGTGGCTGA
- a CDS encoding nucleoside 2-deoxyribosyltransferase, with translation MKIYLAGPDVFLPDAVEIGRRKAEVCAYHGLTGLYPLDSSIDPTAAGASLAIFKSNEAMMESADAIIANLTPFRGPSADAGTVYELGYMAGRGKLCLAYSNDPTSYANRVARLSQVVPASDGRLIDAEGLTVEEFGLPDNLMMMHALDLHGSPLVTPRESSADLWHDLTSFEACVRLAAAQRRQAAK, from the coding sequence ATGAAGATCTATCTGGCAGGTCCTGACGTGTTCCTGCCGGATGCCGTGGAGATCGGCCGCCGTAAGGCGGAGGTTTGCGCCTATCACGGGCTGACCGGGCTGTATCCGCTCGACAGCAGCATCGATCCCACCGCCGCCGGCGCCTCGCTCGCCATCTTCAAGAGCAACGAGGCGATGATGGAGTCCGCCGACGCCATCATCGCCAACTTGACGCCGTTTCGCGGCCCCAGTGCCGACGCAGGCACGGTTTACGAACTCGGCTACATGGCGGGACGCGGCAAACTGTGCCTCGCCTATTCCAACGATCCCACGTCCTACGCCAATCGCGTGGCGCGGCTCAGTCAGGTCGTGCCGGCATCCGACGGACGCCTGATCGATGCGGAGGGGCTGACGGTGGAAGAGTTTGGATTACCGGACAATCTGATGATGATGCACGCGCTCGACCTGCACGGCAGCCCGCTGGTGACCCCGCGCGAGTCGTCGGCCGACCTCTGGCACGACCTCACCTCCTTCGAGGCCTGCGTGCGGCTCGCTGCCGCGCAGCGCCGGCAGGCGGCGAAGTGA
- the paoA gene encoding aldehyde dehydrogenase iron-sulfur subunit PaoA, whose protein sequence is MQISGRLELSRRHLLIVGAASLAASSIATPPPAAAQAAPTGAPVMTRVSFDVNGETHQLELDTRTTLLDALREHLHLTGTKKGCDHGQCGACTVLVDGRRINSCLTLAVMHQGDEITTIEGLGTPDGLHPLQAAFVEHDGYQCGYCTPGQICSAVAVLAEVKAGIPSHVTADLNAPLRLTNAELRERMSGNICRCGAYSNIAEAISEVAGRSA, encoded by the coding sequence ATGCAGATCTCCGGACGTTTGGAACTATCGCGGCGCCATCTGTTGATTGTTGGAGCTGCCTCGCTTGCGGCGTCGTCGATCGCGACGCCTCCGCCTGCGGCCGCCCAAGCTGCCCCGACCGGAGCGCCCGTGATGACGAGAGTATCCTTCGACGTGAACGGCGAAACCCACCAGCTCGAGCTCGACACCAGGACCACGCTGCTCGATGCCCTGCGCGAGCACCTGCATCTGACCGGCACGAAGAAGGGCTGCGATCATGGCCAATGCGGCGCCTGCACCGTGCTCGTCGACGGGCGGCGGATCAATTCCTGCCTGACGCTCGCCGTGATGCATCAGGGCGACGAGATCACGACGATCGAGGGGCTCGGTACGCCGGACGGCCTGCATCCGCTGCAGGCGGCGTTCGTCGAGCATGACGGCTATCAATGCGGTTATTGCACGCCGGGCCAGATCTGCTCGGCGGTCGCCGTGCTTGCCGAGGTCAAGGCCGGGATCCCGAGCCATGTCACGGCGGATCTGAATGCGCCGCTGCGACTGACCAATGCCGAGCTCCGCGAGCGCATGAGCGGCAATATCTGCCGCTGCGGCGCCTATTCCAACATCGCCGAGGCGATCAGCGAGGTCGCCGGGAGGAGCGCATGA
- a CDS encoding crotonase/enoyl-CoA hydratase family protein — protein sequence MTAHVIVTDEAATRVIRLRRPEKKNAITQEMFRAISDAIDKAQNNPKIRCLIITGGSGVFTAGNDIEDLLAQGTSTGETPPASDLVKFLYSLAHNVKPIIAAVDGVAMGIGTTMLFHCDYVLASKTALFSTPFSNFGLVPEGASSLLMPRMMGHQRAFAMLVIGRTMSADDARVAGFVNTVVAPGHAEVEAHKVAREICALPAEAVAISRRLIRLPPEDVTRRIEQENHLFSERMRSTEAVEAFKAFMARPKD from the coding sequence ATGACCGCGCATGTCATAGTAACCGACGAAGCCGCCACGCGCGTGATCCGGCTGCGCAGGCCCGAGAAGAAGAACGCGATCACCCAGGAGATGTTTCGCGCGATCAGCGACGCGATCGACAAGGCGCAGAACAATCCGAAGATCCGCTGCCTGATCATCACCGGCGGCTCCGGCGTGTTCACCGCGGGCAACGACATCGAGGACCTGCTCGCGCAGGGCACCTCGACCGGCGAGACGCCGCCGGCCTCCGACCTCGTCAAGTTCCTGTATTCGCTGGCCCACAATGTGAAGCCGATCATCGCCGCCGTCGACGGCGTCGCGATGGGCATCGGCACCACGATGTTGTTTCACTGCGACTATGTCCTCGCCAGCAAGACCGCGCTGTTCTCGACGCCGTTCTCCAATTTCGGCCTGGTGCCGGAAGGCGCCTCAAGCCTGTTGATGCCGCGCATGATGGGCCACCAGCGCGCTTTCGCGATGCTGGTGATCGGCCGCACCATGTCGGCCGACGACGCCCGCGTCGCCGGCTTCGTCAACACCGTGGTGGCGCCGGGGCATGCCGAGGTGGAGGCGCACAAGGTGGCGCGCGAGATCTGCGCGCTGCCGGCCGAGGCTGTGGCAATCTCGCGGCGCCTGATCCGGCTGCCGCCGGAGGACGTCACCCGCCGCATCGAGCAGGAGAACCATCTGTTCAGCGAACGGATGCGCTCCACGGAAGCAGTCGAGGCGTTCAAGGCATTCATGGCTCGCCCGAAGGATTGA
- a CDS encoding exodeoxyribonuclease VII small subunit: MADNTQADVKKLSFERAIEELETIVKRLEDGKVPLEESVAIYERGEALKRRCEELLRQAEARVDKITTDASGQPTGTEPLDVQ, from the coding sequence ATGGCCGACAATACCCAAGCCGACGTGAAGAAGCTCTCCTTTGAACGCGCGATCGAGGAACTCGAAACGATCGTCAAGCGGCTCGAGGACGGCAAGGTCCCGCTTGAGGAATCGGTCGCGATCTACGAGCGCGGCGAGGCGCTGAAGCGGCGCTGCGAGGAATTGCTGCGCCAGGCCGAAGCCCGCGTCGACAAGATCACCACCGACGCCTCGGGCCAGCCGACCGGGACCGAGCCGCTCGACGTGCAGTAG
- a CDS encoding histone deacetylase family protein produces the protein MTLLLTHSACLDHLTPPGHPERPDRLRAVAEVLGEDRFKALVRDSAPEGDLDTVLLCHGEHYVSELRHIAPTSGMIYIDGDTSMSPGTWEAVMRGVGGAVAATDAVMEGKHQSAFVAVRPPGHHAEKSTPMGFCFFDNAAIAARHAQRKYGIKRAAIIDFDVHHGNGTQDIFWADPTVMYCSTHQMPLFPGTGAAGERGEHDTVVNAPLAPGDGGAKFRSAFENLILPQLEKFSPELVVISAGFDAHHRDPLASINLTGEDFGWVTRKLMDLADRSAGGRVVSVLEGGYDLQGLKESVASHVSALMGG, from the coding sequence ATGACACTGCTTCTGACGCATTCCGCCTGTCTCGACCACCTGACCCCTCCCGGACATCCCGAACGCCCCGACCGGCTGCGGGCGGTCGCCGAGGTGCTCGGCGAGGATCGCTTCAAGGCGCTGGTGCGCGATTCCGCGCCGGAAGGCGACCTCGATACCGTGCTGCTCTGTCACGGCGAGCACTATGTCAGCGAACTCCGCCACATCGCGCCGACCTCGGGCATGATCTATATCGACGGCGACACCTCGATGTCGCCGGGCACCTGGGAAGCCGTGATGCGCGGCGTCGGCGGCGCGGTGGCCGCCACCGATGCGGTGATGGAGGGCAAGCATCAAAGCGCCTTCGTCGCGGTGCGCCCGCCCGGGCACCACGCCGAGAAGTCGACGCCGATGGGCTTCTGCTTCTTCGACAACGCCGCGATCGCCGCACGCCACGCGCAGCGCAAATACGGCATCAAGCGCGCCGCGATCATCGATTTCGACGTCCATCACGGCAACGGCACGCAGGATATCTTCTGGGCCGACCCGACCGTGATGTATTGCTCGACGCACCAGATGCCGCTGTTCCCCGGCACCGGGGCCGCCGGCGAGCGCGGCGAGCATGACACCGTCGTCAACGCGCCGCTGGCGCCCGGCGACGGCGGCGCCAAGTTCCGCTCGGCTTTCGAGAATCTGATCCTGCCGCAGCTCGAGAAGTTCTCTCCCGAACTCGTCGTCATCTCGGCGGGGTTCGACGCGCATCACCGCGATCCCTTGGCCTCGATCAACCTGACGGGCGAGGATTTCGGCTGGGTCACGCGCAAGCTGATGGATCTCGCCGACAGGAGCGCCGGCGGCCGCGTCGTCTCCGTCCTGGAAGGCGGCTACGACCTGCAGGGCCTGAAAGAGTCGGTGGCATCTCACGTCAGCGCATTGATGGGCGGGTAA
- a CDS encoding bifunctional metallophosphatase/5'-nucleotidase, whose protein sequence is MRQPRLSPLAAACAFGLVAASPCLAQAAEPVDLRILAINDFHGYLRPPPGGIRITDPNDATRKIMEPAGGAERMATVVKQLRESHKNNIFVAAGDLIGASPFLSAMFHDEPTIESLSLMGLAISSVGNHEFDEGKDELLRMQNGGCHPVDKCQGPHSFTGAKFRYLAASTIDKATGKPVFPPYEIKQFDGIPVAFIGLTLKNTPNLVSPAGVASLDFRDEAETVNALVPELKAKGVEAIVVLIHEGGFPTGDYNECPGISGPIVDIVKKFDRAVDVVVSGHTHQAYVCEIDGRLVTSGDKYGTLVTAIDLQLDPNSHDVISARAANTIVRIAGTAKDPEQSALLESYDRLAAPIASRAAGSVTETLSRTPSETGESPLGDIVADAQLLATSAEPNGGAVIAFTNPGGVRTDIVKREDGAVTYADIFASQPFRNQLVTMTLTGKQLKDALEQQWADPKRPRALQVSKGFSYAWDASKGDGARIIAARMSLDGKPIDLAASYRVTVNNYLAEGGDGFTVFKQGTAQQFGIYDVDALYAYFKANSPVGPTAGKRIERIN, encoded by the coding sequence ATGAGACAGCCCCGCCTTTCCCCTCTCGCCGCGGCCTGCGCGTTCGGACTGGTCGCAGCAAGCCCCTGCCTGGCGCAGGCCGCGGAGCCGGTCGACTTGCGCATTCTCGCGATCAACGATTTCCACGGCTATCTGCGGCCGCCGCCGGGCGGCATCCGCATCACCGATCCCAATGATGCGACCAGGAAGATCATGGAGCCCGCCGGCGGCGCCGAGCGGATGGCCACCGTCGTCAAGCAGCTGCGCGAGAGCCACAAGAACAACATCTTCGTTGCGGCCGGCGACCTGATCGGCGCGAGCCCGTTCCTGTCGGCGATGTTTCACGACGAGCCGACCATCGAGTCGCTCTCGCTGATGGGGCTTGCGATCTCCTCGGTCGGCAATCACGAATTCGACGAGGGCAAGGACGAGCTGCTGCGGATGCAGAATGGCGGCTGCCATCCGGTCGACAAATGCCAGGGGCCGCACTCGTTCACCGGGGCCAAATTCCGCTATCTCGCCGCCTCTACGATCGACAAGGCGACCGGCAAGCCGGTGTTTCCGCCCTACGAGATCAAGCAGTTCGACGGCATTCCAGTGGCCTTCATCGGGCTGACGCTGAAGAACACCCCGAACCTGGTGTCGCCGGCCGGCGTCGCGAGCCTCGATTTCCGCGACGAGGCCGAGACCGTCAATGCGCTGGTCCCCGAGCTGAAGGCGAAGGGCGTCGAGGCGATCGTGGTGCTGATCCACGAAGGCGGCTTTCCGACCGGCGACTATAATGAATGTCCAGGGATCTCCGGGCCGATCGTCGACATCGTCAAGAAGTTCGATCGCGCGGTCGACGTCGTGGTCTCCGGCCACACCCACCAGGCCTATGTCTGCGAGATCGACGGGCGGCTCGTCACCTCCGGCGACAAATACGGCACCCTGGTCACCGCGATCGATCTTCAGCTCGATCCGAACAGCCATGACGTGATCAGCGCCAGGGCCGCCAACACCATCGTGCGGATCGCCGGCACCGCCAAGGACCCCGAGCAGAGCGCGCTGCTGGAATCCTACGACCGGCTGGCCGCACCGATCGCAAGCCGCGCCGCAGGCTCGGTCACCGAAACATTGTCGCGCACACCGAGCGAGACAGGCGAGAGCCCGCTTGGCGACATCGTCGCCGATGCACAGCTGCTTGCAACCAGCGCTGAGCCGAATGGCGGCGCGGTGATCGCCTTCACCAATCCCGGCGGCGTGCGCACCGACATCGTCAAGCGCGAGGACGGCGCGGTGACCTACGCGGATATCTTCGCCAGCCAGCCGTTCCGCAACCAGCTCGTGACGATGACGCTGACCGGCAAGCAGCTCAAGGACGCGCTGGAGCAGCAATGGGCCGATCCGAAGCGGCCGCGCGCCCTCCAGGTCTCGAAGGGGTTCTCCTATGCGTGGGATGCGAGCAAGGGCGACGGCGCGCGCATCATCGCCGCACGGATGTCGCTGGACGGCAAACCGATCGACCTGGCCGCGAGCTACCGCGTCACGGTGAACAATTATCTCGCCGAGGGCGGCGACGGCTTCACGGTGTTCAAGCAAGGAACCGCGCAGCAGTTCGGCATCTACGACGTCGATGCACTCTACGCCTACTTCAAGGCCAACAGCCCGGTGGGCCCGACGGCAGGCAAGCGGATCGAGCGGATCAACTGA
- the dxs gene encoding 1-deoxy-D-xylulose-5-phosphate synthase — MTTFSKTPLLDTIHTPDDLRKLKVEQVRQVADELRQETIDAVSVTGGHFGAGLGVVELTTAIHYIFDTPRDRLIWDVGHQAYPHKILTGRRDRIRTLRTGGGLSGFTKRTESDYDPFGAAHSSTSISAGLGMAVARDLSGGKNNVIAVIGDGAMSAGMAYEAMNNAGAMNSRLIVILNDNDMSIAPPVGAMSAYLSRLYSGKTYRSLREAAKQINKRLPKILANRANRVEEYSRGFMMDGGTLFEELGFYYVGPIDGHNLDHLLPVLKNVRDMETGPILVHVVTQKGKGYGPAEASADKYHAVVKFDVATGTQAKAKPNAPAYQNVFGQSLVKEAEKDDRIVAITAAMPSGTGVDIFNKAFPDRTFDVGIAEQHAVTFAAGLATEGYKPFCAIYSTFLQRGYDQVVHDVAIQSLPVRFAIDRAGLVGADGATHAGSFDNAYLGCLPNMVIMAAADEAELVHMVATQVAINDRPSALRYPRGEGRGIEMPEVGVALEVGKGRIIREGKKVALLSFGTRLAECEKAADELAAHGLSATIADARFMKPLDEEMIMKLARDHEILITIEEGSIGGFGSHVMQFLSDNAMLDSGMLKFRSMILPDVFLDHDTPAAMYARAGLDAKSIVAKVFETLGKDYKTETVKLA, encoded by the coding sequence GTGACCACATTTAGTAAGACGCCGCTTCTTGACACTATTCACACGCCGGATGACCTGCGCAAGCTGAAGGTCGAGCAGGTGCGGCAGGTTGCCGACGAGCTCCGCCAGGAAACCATCGACGCGGTGTCGGTGACCGGCGGCCATTTCGGCGCCGGCCTCGGCGTGGTCGAACTGACGACCGCCATCCACTACATCTTCGACACCCCGCGCGACCGCCTGATCTGGGACGTCGGCCACCAGGCCTATCCGCACAAGATCCTGACCGGACGCCGCGACCGCATCCGCACGCTGCGCACCGGCGGCGGCCTCTCCGGCTTCACCAAGCGCACCGAGAGCGACTACGATCCGTTCGGCGCCGCGCACTCCTCGACCTCGATTTCGGCCGGCCTCGGCATGGCCGTGGCGCGCGACCTCTCCGGCGGCAAGAACAACGTTATCGCCGTGATCGGTGACGGCGCGATGTCGGCGGGCATGGCCTATGAGGCGATGAACAACGCCGGCGCGATGAACTCGCGCCTGATCGTGATCCTCAACGACAACGACATGTCGATCGCCCCGCCGGTCGGCGCGATGAGCGCCTATCTGTCGCGCCTCTACTCCGGCAAGACCTACCGCTCGCTGCGCGAGGCCGCCAAGCAGATCAACAAGCGCCTGCCCAAGATCCTCGCCAACCGCGCCAACCGCGTCGAGGAATATTCGCGCGGCTTCATGATGGACGGCGGCACGCTGTTCGAAGAGCTCGGCTTCTACTATGTCGGCCCGATCGACGGTCACAATCTCGACCATCTGCTGCCGGTGCTGAAGAACGTCCGCGACATGGAGACCGGCCCGATCCTGGTTCACGTCGTGACCCAGAAGGGCAAGGGCTACGGTCCCGCCGAAGCCTCCGCCGACAAGTACCACGCCGTGGTCAAGTTCGACGTCGCGACCGGCACCCAGGCCAAGGCCAAGCCGAATGCGCCGGCCTACCAGAATGTGTTCGGCCAGAGCCTCGTCAAGGAAGCCGAGAAGGACGATAGGATCGTCGCCATCACCGCGGCAATGCCGTCGGGCACCGGCGTCGACATCTTCAACAAGGCGTTCCCGGACCGCACCTTCGACGTCGGCATTGCCGAACAGCACGCGGTCACCTTCGCCGCCGGCCTCGCCACCGAAGGCTACAAGCCGTTCTGCGCGATCTACTCGACCTTCCTGCAGCGCGGCTATGACCAGGTGGTCCATGACGTCGCGATCCAGAGCCTTCCGGTCCGCTTCGCGATCGACCGCGCCGGCCTGGTCGGCGCCGACGGCGCGACGCACGCGGGTTCGTTCGACAATGCTTATCTCGGCTGTCTGCCGAACATGGTGATCATGGCCGCCGCCGACGAGGCGGAACTGGTCCACATGGTGGCGACGCAGGTTGCGATCAACGATCGTCCGAGCGCGCTGCGCTATCCGCGCGGCGAAGGCCGCGGCATCGAGATGCCTGAAGTCGGCGTTGCCCTGGAAGTCGGCAAGGGCCGCATCATCCGCGAGGGCAAGAAGGTCGCGCTGCTTTCGTTCGGCACCCGTCTCGCCGAGTGCGAGAAGGCGGCCGACGAGCTCGCCGCCCACGGCCTCTCCGCCACGATCGCCGACGCGCGCTTCATGAAGCCGCTCGACGAAGAGATGATCATGAAGCTCGCCCGCGACCACGAGATCCTGATCACGATCGAGGAAGGCTCGATCGGCGGCTTCGGCTCGCATGTCATGCAGTTCCTGTCGGACAACGCCATGCTCGACAGCGGCATGCTCAAGTTCCGCTCGATGATCCTGCCCGACGTGTTCCTCGACCACGACACGCCGGCGGCGATGTATGCCCGCGCCGGTCTCGACGCCAAGAGCATCGTTGCCAAGGTGTTCGAGACCCTCGGCAAGGACTACAAGACCGAGACCGTCAAGCTCGCCTAA